The Candidatus Methylacidiphilales bacterium genome has a window encoding:
- the purL gene encoding phosphoribosylformylglycinamidine synthase, with product MSNNFVVLKSNNQFVYKSFIYNNLIFTYRKLFLIHNLFSNINNLEEILNATYNTDYMFIKDIYFPQVGFQTPEETKILRILRFNQVDLANLQSGLFFEDQNLPNGLLDQMLWKKYSNINDLTNNNKVFYNSYPGIFQLMFDQINSEHCRHHTFKRKRLYLDSLKNSLFETIKTSFKKQTHNDLILSAYDDNASCIKGGLFNIVSKDFDGFYSCKNTSLDLILKVETHNHPTAIAPYPGAATGVGGEIRDELAIGRGGISNFGISAYITADLNIPNLTEKWEINNAINLQYLPRSVQTPLSIMIQAPIGTADFGNEFGRPLLSGFFRTIQSSRSMPNRAAFKPLMLAGGCGVVHTSRIRKNKVPVGALLVIIGGPSYRIGMGGGSLSSKNQGEVDADLEFSSVQRSNPEMQRLCHEVVLRLIECDTGNDVIVYSIHDAGAGGLSCAIPEMLHENELGVSIEMEKIPSGDTTLSAEEIWCCEAQERLVLAINPNHIEIFESICNKETCPFAIIGSFDGSKKLRLIKNSNEILNTDISLLFPIDNSIHVINNNDTIAQNYPSPEYEIEDFEKSLCGLLRFPSIARKNFLLTIADRSVGGKVVQDQFVGPYQEPINDCAISVIDFYSTNAQALAMGERAEIAITNPEASVRLALAEAITNFSGIWHPSLSTITLSANWMADRELDLDFVTLCKEVDILSEFVKELDMCISVGKDSLSMRTNMLDKKFVNSPPYVVITAMACIDNYKKIVTPLLTIDHTTVLCRIDFSNHRRIGGSAFSRTENLAHFQTPDLTDAKSLIAFKSFINILIENNEIYAYHDISDGGMLISLLEMAFSARCGISIDTSIASLKGYKLYNELFSEEPGAIIQIKKSHLTKYKLLAEKYGLFLHEVATLYHKPYLNLHFSQIPLAQLWSQWNKISYHIQSIRDGESFAQDEELFNINSFTESKNKLSCKIIKNKLNFEISKNLKNIVGILREEGTNGHIELVTVLSEAGFTVREFSLNQILANNVVLQDFGAIFFPGGFTYGDVLGAGQGVATSILHNQIIKKEFFDYFNRPDSITIGFCNGCQIGTLLKSIIPNSEGFVTFKKNLSGRFESRLTMCQVPASPSLFLSPIAGSELPIIVSHGEGRVEQIQNNTNVALYYSDTKYPINPNGSVNGIAGICTSDGRVTLLMPHPERLFKTFQYSWLPPEFKSLEYGPWFEVFYQLKKTLQS from the coding sequence GTGTCTAATAATTTCGTAGTTCTAAAAAGCAACAACCAGTTTGTCTATAAGTCATTTATTTATAATAATTTAATATTTACTTATAGAAAATTATTTTTAATACATAATTTATTTAGTAATATCAATAACTTAGAGGAAATTCTTAATGCTACTTATAATACTGATTATATGTTTATTAAAGATATTTACTTCCCTCAAGTTGGCTTTCAAACTCCAGAAGAAACTAAAATTTTAAGAATACTTAGATTTAACCAGGTTGATCTTGCTAATCTGCAATCAGGCTTATTTTTTGAAGATCAAAACCTTCCAAACGGACTTTTAGATCAAATGTTATGGAAAAAATATAGTAATATCAATGATTTAACAAATAATAATAAAGTTTTTTATAATTCTTATCCTGGTATTTTTCAACTTATGTTTGACCAGATAAACTCAGAGCATTGTAGGCATCACACATTTAAAAGAAAAAGACTTTATTTGGATAGTTTAAAAAATTCTTTGTTTGAAACAATTAAAACTTCTTTTAAAAAACAAACCCACAATGATTTGATTTTATCAGCTTATGACGATAACGCTTCCTGTATAAAAGGAGGGCTTTTTAACATAGTATCTAAGGATTTTGATGGTTTTTACTCATGTAAAAACACATCATTAGATTTAATACTTAAAGTTGAGACACATAATCATCCAACAGCTATTGCCCCATATCCAGGCGCAGCTACAGGAGTAGGTGGTGAAATAAGGGATGAATTGGCAATTGGGAGGGGTGGAATTTCAAACTTTGGCATAAGTGCTTACATCACTGCGGATCTAAATATACCAAATTTAACTGAAAAATGGGAAATCAATAACGCCATAAATCTTCAATACCTCCCAAGATCGGTTCAAACACCTCTCTCAATTATGATACAAGCTCCAATTGGGACTGCTGATTTTGGAAATGAGTTTGGGAGACCATTGTTATCAGGTTTTTTTAGAACAATACAGTCGAGCAGATCTATGCCAAATAGAGCTGCTTTTAAGCCTCTAATGCTTGCTGGAGGTTGTGGTGTTGTGCATACCTCTAGGATACGTAAAAACAAAGTGCCAGTTGGCGCTTTGTTGGTTATTATTGGTGGGCCATCTTATAGAATAGGTATGGGCGGCGGTTCTCTATCTTCAAAAAACCAAGGAGAAGTTGACGCTGATCTTGAGTTTTCCTCAGTGCAGAGAAGTAACCCAGAAATGCAAAGGTTATGTCATGAAGTTGTTCTTCGACTTATTGAGTGCGACACTGGAAATGACGTGATTGTGTATTCAATACATGATGCTGGAGCTGGTGGTTTATCTTGTGCGATTCCGGAAATGCTTCATGAAAATGAATTAGGTGTTTCTATAGAAATGGAAAAAATACCTTCTGGTGATACCACATTGTCGGCTGAGGAAATATGGTGTTGTGAGGCGCAAGAAAGATTAGTGTTGGCAATTAATCCAAATCACATTGAAATTTTTGAGAGCATCTGCAACAAAGAAACTTGCCCATTCGCCATAATTGGAAGCTTTGATGGCAGTAAAAAACTTAGATTGATCAAAAATAGTAATGAAATATTAAATACAGATATTTCATTACTATTTCCGATTGATAATTCTATACATGTGATAAATAATAACGACACCATTGCTCAAAACTACCCAAGCCCAGAGTATGAAATAGAAGATTTTGAAAAATCATTGTGCGGACTTCTTAGATTTCCATCTATTGCAAGAAAAAATTTTCTCCTAACTATTGCAGATAGATCGGTGGGTGGAAAGGTTGTTCAGGATCAGTTTGTTGGGCCGTATCAAGAACCTATAAATGACTGCGCCATTTCAGTAATTGATTTTTATAGTACAAATGCTCAAGCGCTTGCAATGGGTGAGCGTGCTGAAATTGCAATTACAAATCCTGAAGCTTCTGTTAGACTCGCACTTGCAGAAGCTATTACAAATTTTTCAGGAATCTGGCACCCATCATTATCGACTATCACTCTTTCAGCTAATTGGATGGCCGATCGTGAATTGGATCTTGATTTCGTAACACTGTGTAAAGAAGTTGATATTCTCTCAGAATTTGTAAAGGAATTGGATATGTGTATATCTGTGGGTAAGGATTCATTATCGATGAGAACTAATATGCTCGATAAAAAATTCGTAAACTCTCCACCCTATGTAGTAATAACAGCTATGGCTTGCATAGATAATTACAAAAAAATTGTAACACCATTATTGACTATTGACCATACTACTGTACTTTGTCGAATCGATTTTTCCAATCATCGAAGAATTGGAGGTTCGGCATTTTCTCGTACCGAAAATCTTGCACACTTTCAAACACCTGATCTTACTGACGCTAAATCTCTAATAGCATTTAAGAGCTTTATAAACATTCTTATAGAAAATAATGAAATCTATGCTTATCATGATATTAGCGATGGGGGTATGTTAATTTCATTATTAGAAATGGCATTTTCTGCAAGATGTGGAATAAGTATTGACACAAGTATAGCTTCACTAAAAGGATACAAATTATATAATGAATTGTTCTCTGAAGAACCAGGAGCAATTATTCAAATAAAAAAATCACATTTAACTAAATATAAATTACTAGCCGAGAAATACGGGTTATTTTTACATGAAGTTGCCACACTTTATCATAAGCCGTATCTAAATTTGCACTTTAGTCAAATACCGTTAGCTCAACTTTGGTCTCAATGGAACAAAATTTCTTATCACATACAATCAATTCGAGATGGGGAATCTTTTGCGCAAGACGAAGAGTTGTTCAATATAAATAGTTTCACAGAATCAAAAAATAAGCTTTCTTGTAAAATTATTAAAAATAAGTTAAATTTTGAAATAAGTAAGAATTTAAAAAATATAGTTGGGATTTTAAGAGAGGAGGGAACTAATGGGCATATAGAATTAGTGACAGTACTCTCTGAAGCTGGATTCACAGTTAGGGAATTTTCTTTAAATCAAATACTCGCAAACAATGTGGTTTTGCAAGATTTTGGCGCGATATTTTTTCCAGGAGGTTTTACTTATGGAGATGTCCTTGGAGCTGGTCAGGGAGTCGCAACATCAATACTCCATAATCAAATAATCAAGAAAGAATTTTTTGATTATTTTAATAGACCAGACTCAATAACTATTGGTTTTTGCAATGGTTGTCAAATTGGTACATTGCTTAAATCAATAATACCCAACTCAGAGGGCTTTGTTACTTTTAAGAAAAATTTATCTGGAAGATTTGAGTCTAGGCTAACAATGTGCCAAGTTCCTGCTTCACCAAGTTTATTTTTATCACCAATTGCAGGCTCAGAGCTTCCAATAATAGTATCACATGGCGAAGGAAGAGTAGAACAAATTCAGAACAACACTAATGTTGCCTTATACTATTCTGACACTAAGTACCCAATTAACCCAAACGGATCTGTAAATGGAATTGCTGGTATTTGCACTTCAGACGGAAGGGTTACTTTGCTTATGCCACATCCAGAGAGGCTTTTTAAAACATTTCAATATTCATGGTTACCTCCAGAATTTAAATCATTAGAATATGGGCCATGGTTTGAAGTATTTTATCAATTAAAGAAAACTTTACAGAGTTAA
- the glyA gene encoding serine hydroxymethyltransferase translates to MIDKYSIEKEDTEIFNLINKEAKRQEEYLELIASENYTSLAVMSAQGSCLTNKYAEGLPQKRYYGGCSVVDEIEIIAQERAKKLFNADFVNVQPHSGSQANAAAYLSVLSSGDTILGMRLSDGGHLTHGAKVNFSGKLFNCISYGIDPESELIDYDEIKNLALKYNPKVIVAGYSAYSRILDFKRFKDIADLVGALLMVDMAHFAGLVAAGVHPSPIPYADIVTTTTHKTLRGPRGGLILCKKNPELEKKLNSLVFPGIQGGPLMHVIAAKAVAFKEALQPEFKEYQTQVILNAKSMSEQLKQRGFHIVSGGTDNHLFLLSLINSHLSGKEAEELLELAHITTNKNTVPNEKRSAFVTSGLRIGTPAITTRGFKEQESKELADYIATILEFPDNPTIQNEIKKKVQEYCLNFPVYQN, encoded by the coding sequence ATGATTGATAAATATTCCATCGAAAAAGAAGATACAGAAATTTTTAATTTAATAAACAAAGAAGCCAAGAGACAGGAAGAGTACCTTGAGTTAATCGCGTCTGAAAACTATACAAGTTTAGCTGTTATGAGCGCACAAGGTAGTTGCTTAACAAATAAATATGCTGAAGGGCTGCCTCAAAAAAGATATTATGGAGGATGCTCCGTTGTGGATGAGATTGAAATAATCGCCCAAGAAAGAGCAAAAAAACTTTTTAATGCAGATTTTGTAAATGTTCAGCCTCATTCTGGATCACAAGCTAATGCAGCCGCTTATTTATCGGTTTTATCAAGCGGAGATACTATTCTTGGTATGAGGCTTAGTGATGGAGGGCATTTGACTCATGGTGCGAAAGTGAATTTTTCAGGAAAGTTATTTAATTGCATAAGTTATGGCATTGATCCTGAAAGTGAACTCATAGATTATGATGAGATTAAAAATTTAGCTTTGAAATATAACCCCAAAGTCATAGTTGCTGGTTATTCGGCGTATTCTAGAATTTTGGATTTTAAGCGCTTTAAAGATATAGCTGATTTAGTTGGAGCTTTGTTGATGGTTGATATGGCGCATTTTGCTGGATTAGTTGCTGCTGGCGTTCATCCATCTCCTATTCCGTATGCAGATATTGTCACTACAACAACCCATAAAACATTAAGAGGTCCTAGAGGTGGGTTAATTCTATGTAAAAAAAACCCAGAGCTAGAAAAAAAATTAAACAGTTTAGTATTCCCTGGAATACAAGGAGGTCCTTTAATGCATGTTATTGCTGCAAAAGCTGTAGCGTTTAAAGAAGCGCTTCAGCCTGAATTTAAAGAATATCAAACTCAAGTTATCTTAAACGCAAAATCGATGTCCGAACAATTGAAACAACGCGGCTTTCATATTGTTTCTGGAGGCACTGACAATCATTTATTTTTACTTAGCTTAATAAATAGCCACCTTTCTGGAAAAGAAGCAGAAGAGTTGCTAGAATTGGCACATATCACAACCAATAAAAACACAGTTCCAAATGAAAAACGCTCCGCATTTGTTACTAGCGGTTTAAGAATCGGAACTCCTGCTATTACAACCAGAGGTTTTAAAGAACAAGAGTCTAAAGAGCTTGCTGATTATATTGCGACAATATTAGAATTCCCAGATAACCCAACAATTCAAAATGAAATAAAAAAAAAGGTACAAGAATACTGTTTGAATTTTCCAGTATATCAAAATTAA
- the ribD gene encoding bifunctional diaminohydroxyphosphoribosylaminopyrimidine deaminase/5-amino-6-(5-phosphoribosylamino)uracil reductase RibD produces MQKAISVASRGMYTTKPNPRVGCLLVKNNVIISYGFHERKGHLHAEKMALINASETKDTTMYCTLEPCNHYGLTPPCTKEILNSNISRLVIGSIDPTSHINGKGIREIQQGGVEVLVGVEQEACNEINRGFIKRISSNLPWVMAKIAISQDNCYSFINSSRKWISSQPSRKHAHLLRARSCAVVTGYKTFLGDLPKLNARINAPTIQPLIIILDPKKIISESHNYFSTNRAYRIFCGSSQVSERKSNTVTSLPINAKGRFNLREVLQELAKLECNEVLFECGPSLISQLIQENLLDQLFVYRSNESICSYNGVRCDELMQVMRSSQFKLKYYETKNYIGPSDTLSVYRVNNT; encoded by the coding sequence ATGCAGAAAGCAATTTCTGTGGCTTCTAGAGGTATGTATACTACGAAACCTAATCCCAGAGTTGGATGTCTGCTTGTTAAGAATAATGTAATAATATCGTATGGTTTCCATGAAAGAAAAGGGCATTTACATGCTGAAAAAATGGCTCTCATCAATGCTTCCGAAACAAAAGACACAACCATGTATTGCACTCTTGAACCTTGCAATCATTATGGGTTAACTCCTCCTTGCACTAAAGAAATACTTAATAGCAATATCAGTAGGTTGGTAATTGGATCTATTGATCCTACAAGCCACATAAATGGAAAAGGAATTAGAGAGATTCAACAAGGAGGTGTGGAGGTGTTAGTTGGTGTTGAGCAGGAAGCTTGCAACGAAATTAATAGAGGTTTTATTAAAAGAATTTCTTCAAATCTCCCGTGGGTGATGGCAAAAATCGCAATTAGCCAAGATAATTGTTATTCTTTTATTAATAGTAGTCGTAAGTGGATTAGCTCTCAACCATCTAGAAAACATGCGCATCTGCTACGCGCTCGATCATGTGCGGTAGTTACTGGATACAAAACCTTCCTTGGAGATTTACCCAAACTGAATGCTAGAATTAACGCACCAACCATTCAGCCACTAATTATAATTTTGGACCCTAAAAAAATTATAAGTGAATCTCACAATTACTTTTCAACAAATAGAGCGTATAGAATTTTTTGTGGCTCTAGCCAAGTAAGTGAGCGTAAATCAAATACGGTAACATCTTTACCAATCAACGCTAAAGGGCGATTTAATTTAAGAGAGGTTTTACAAGAATTGGCAAAATTAGAATGCAATGAAGTTTTATTTGAATGTGGCCCTTCATTGATTTCACAACTTATCCAAGAAAATTTACTTGACCAGCTATTTGTTTATAGATCAAATGAAAGTATATGTAGTTATAATGGGGTACGTTGTGATGAGCTGATGCAGGTTATGCGCTCATCTCAATTCAAGTTAAAATATTATGAAACTAAAAATTATATTGGCCCTTCTGACACACTATCAGTCTACCGAGTGAATAATACTTAA
- a CDS encoding riboflavin synthase, with protein MFTGIIQTIGIVRDYNATISTLTVEIPNSISNTPLEIGESISIDGVCLTIKHLEINTNSTLCEFQIGAQTKLVTVISSYVSETCVNLERASTIKTLFGGHIVQGHVDTTGTITGITNSIDSPSIEFSFKPNKVDISPFIVVSGSIAIQGISLTIIRYYNGEIVCSIIPHTFSCTTLQYLKIGSLVNIEVDYIGKIILKHVNLYLENKKNEHISI; from the coding sequence ATGTTTACAGGAATAATTCAAACAATTGGGATAGTGCGAGATTATAATGCTACGATTTCAACTCTTACTGTTGAAATCCCGAACTCAATTAGTAATACACCATTAGAAATTGGTGAAAGTATTTCTATTGATGGTGTATGTTTAACTATAAAGCACCTTGAAATCAATACAAATTCAACTCTCTGTGAGTTTCAGATTGGCGCACAGACTAAATTAGTTACAGTAATTTCAAGTTATGTTTCTGAAACATGCGTAAATCTTGAGCGAGCCTCAACCATAAAAACTTTATTTGGTGGCCATATTGTTCAGGGACATGTAGATACTACTGGAACTATCACCGGTATCACTAACTCAATTGATTCACCATCAATTGAGTTTAGTTTTAAACCGAATAAAGTAGACATAAGTCCATTTATTGTGGTTAGTGGCTCAATTGCAATTCAAGGCATAAGTCTCACTATAATCAGATATTACAATGGAGAGATTGTATGTTCAATTATTCCACATACCTTCAGTTGCACTACTTTGCAATATTTAAAGATCGGTTCTCTTGTTAATATCGAAGTTGACTATATAGGCAAGATAATTTTAAAACATGTTAATTTATATTTAGAGAATAAAAAAAATGAACACATTTCGATCTAG
- the ribB gene encoding 3,4-dihydroxy-2-butanone-4-phosphate synthase — translation MNTFRSSISEAVNDLIDGKMIIVTDDEDRENEGDLVLLSNYATPEAINFMATYGRGLICLTVTKHICKQLQLYPMVPPSQNKSSNSTQFMVSIEAKEGVTTGISAKDRAHTILVAIDPKSTHEDIVSPGHIFPLLAQDGGVLVRAGHTEAGLDLAKLAKAASHSAVICEILNPDGSMARKKDLIEYAKIHSLKMISIQQIIEKRLEREFTVEKISEEPITCPFGNYTLTVFKDLLNDCTHYSLHKGVINSNPVLARVHVADFLIDTIQIGKQNNQQVNHSALYKALDVIQKHSGSAVLVVLFKKQNHLREPANPIVERKIGLGSQILKSLGVQNIVVLGAPKSYPGLTGFGLNIVDHIEF, via the coding sequence ATGAACACATTTCGATCTAGTATATCAGAAGCTGTAAATGACCTTATTGACGGGAAAATGATTATTGTTACTGACGATGAGGACAGGGAGAATGAAGGTGATTTAGTCTTGCTTTCAAATTACGCAACCCCTGAAGCTATAAATTTTATGGCAACCTACGGTCGTGGGCTAATCTGCCTAACCGTAACGAAACATATCTGTAAACAACTTCAATTATATCCGATGGTACCTCCATCACAAAATAAAAGTAGCAATTCAACGCAATTTATGGTATCTATCGAAGCAAAAGAAGGGGTGACAACTGGGATCTCTGCAAAAGATAGAGCCCATACAATATTGGTTGCGATAGATCCAAAAAGCACTCATGAGGATATAGTAAGTCCTGGCCATATCTTTCCTTTATTAGCTCAAGATGGAGGTGTTTTAGTTAGAGCTGGTCATACTGAAGCTGGTTTAGATCTTGCAAAACTTGCTAAGGCAGCGTCACATTCAGCCGTTATCTGCGAGATATTAAATCCAGATGGTTCTATGGCAAGAAAAAAAGATTTAATTGAATACGCCAAGATCCACTCATTAAAAATGATAAGCATCCAGCAAATAATTGAAAAAAGACTCGAGCGAGAGTTTACCGTTGAAAAAATTTCAGAAGAACCAATTACATGCCCATTTGGAAATTATACTCTCACTGTCTTTAAAGATCTCCTAAATGATTGCACACATTATTCGTTACATAAAGGAGTTATAAACAGCAACCCTGTTTTGGCGAGAGTCCATGTCGCTGATTTTCTCATTGATACCATTCAGATAGGCAAGCAAAATAACCAACAAGTGAACCACTCAGCACTCTATAAAGCACTTGATGTAATACAGAAACATTCTGGGAGTGCAGTATTGGTTGTGTTATTTAAAAAACAAAACCACTTAAGAGAACCTGCTAACCCTATCGTGGAGAGAAAGATTGGATTGGGTTCACAGATTTTAAAATCACTCGGTGTTCAAAATATTGTCGTGCTTGGCGCTCCAAAATCTTACCCTGGGCTTACTGGATTTGGTTTAAACATAGTTGATCACATAGAATTTTAA
- the ribH gene encoding 6,7-dimethyl-8-ribityllumazine synthase yields the protein MQQYSEFVKLFKNLSKSRFKKINALKCGKIAIISTHWNKNIVSNLLKQSIMTFNRLGIEDKNIQHFLVPGAWEIPQLANNLFSQNACDSLLTIGCIIKGETPHFEIISTQSSEALLSVAMRYSVPTINGILTTNSIDQAESRVFAQPLGKGEEFAISLVLLCKVWQRQ from the coding sequence ATGCAACAATATTCTGAATTTGTTAAACTTTTTAAAAATCTTTCAAAAAGTCGTTTTAAAAAAATAAACGCTTTAAAATGTGGGAAAATCGCCATAATTTCAACTCATTGGAATAAGAATATTGTTTCAAATTTGCTCAAACAATCTATTATGACTTTTAACAGATTGGGTATTGAAGATAAAAATATCCAACATTTTTTAGTTCCTGGTGCTTGGGAAATACCTCAACTCGCAAACAATCTATTTTCCCAAAATGCATGTGATTCATTACTCACGATAGGATGCATCATCAAGGGGGAAACCCCTCACTTTGAAATAATCTCCACACAATCAAGTGAGGCCTTGCTTTCTGTTGCAATGCGCTACAGCGTACCTACCATAAATGGTATTTTAACTACAAACTCAATTGATCAAGCTGAAAGCCGAGTATTCGCCCAACCTCTTGGCAAAGGAGAAGAGTTTGCTATTTCTTTGGTTCTATTATGTAAAGTATGGCAGCGACAATAA
- a CDS encoding transcription antitermination factor NusB, translated as MAATISNRKRRAKREALLVYLYQLIYNVEIESDINHAPSIETSDAAKSIIQAKEILTKKIQTIVFNWESLHVIEQLILIIGAYEILNTRESNPVFTINECIMLSKKYGSQDGYKLVNKVLDKFRLEIASPL; from the coding sequence ATGGCAGCGACAATAAGTAACAGAAAAAGAAGAGCTAAACGAGAGGCGTTATTGGTATATTTGTATCAATTAATTTATAATGTTGAAATTGAATCTGATATAAACCACGCGCCATCAATTGAAACAAGCGATGCTGCAAAATCGATTATTCAGGCTAAAGAGATTCTTACAAAAAAAATTCAAACTATAGTCTTTAATTGGGAAAGTCTTCATGTAATTGAACAATTGATTTTAATTATTGGGGCATATGAAATTTTAAATACCAGAGAGTCAAACCCAGTGTTTACCATAAATGAATGTATTATGCTATCAAAAAAGTACGGCTCTCAAGATGGATACAAGTTAGTTAACAAAGTACTTGACAAATTTCGACTTGAAATAGCTTCACCACTTTAA
- a CDS encoding thiamine-phosphate kinase, with amino-acid sequence MNRQGKNFTEAGLLNFIHSKVTERDKSIIVGIGDDAAVITSHKKTILTTDTQTSGVHFRSKDTPESIATKSCISSISDIFAMGGIPKYLLLSINAPKLNKNWCVRFINQLLFDLKIYNCALIGGNTSRSPTLSITTTVIGNASSSMLRFRKKATNGDKIYIGAPLGTVAIHQKLYGKIPNSNEWVHYSKRDVQASLLASSVIDLSDGLVEDLPKILGSKGAFIFINKIPLNHKLENSKKLSQREKFKLAITGGEDYTLCMTSKKNLTQFGYTQIGIVNNSNKICYILNKSIFQCSHGFKHFD; translated from the coding sequence ATGAATCGGCAAGGTAAAAATTTCACCGAAGCGGGGCTATTAAATTTTATTCATAGCAAGGTAACTGAAAGAGATAAATCAATTATTGTTGGGATTGGAGACGACGCAGCAGTGATTACTTCTCATAAAAAAACTATTCTAACTACTGATACCCAAACAAGTGGGGTGCATTTTCGCAGTAAAGACACGCCTGAATCAATCGCAACCAAATCTTGCATTTCTTCAATAAGTGATATCTTTGCTATGGGAGGAATACCAAAATACCTCTTACTTTCAATTAATGCCCCTAAACTAAATAAAAACTGGTGTGTTAGATTTATAAATCAATTGCTTTTTGATCTTAAAATATACAATTGCGCTCTGATTGGTGGAAATACCTCAAGAAGTCCAACGCTTTCTATCACAACTACAGTGATAGGAAATGCGTCAAGTTCAATGTTGCGTTTTAGAAAAAAAGCTACAAATGGCGATAAAATTTATATTGGAGCACCACTAGGCACTGTGGCAATACATCAAAAATTGTATGGAAAAATACCAAACTCTAATGAGTGGGTACATTATTCGAAAAGGGATGTTCAGGCTTCATTGTTAGCTAGTTCGGTAATAGATCTTTCAGATGGATTAGTTGAAGACTTACCTAAGATACTTGGCTCAAAAGGAGCATTTATTTTCATTAATAAAATACCCCTTAACCATAAATTAGAAAATAGCAAAAAATTATCCCAAAGAGAAAAGTTTAAGTTAGCTATTACTGGCGGTGAAGATTATACTCTCTGCATGACTTCAAAAAAAAATCTTACCCAGTTTGGATACACTCAAATAGGTATCGTGAACAATTCCAATAAGATATGCTACATTTTGAATAAATCAATTTTTCAATGCAGTCATGGATTCAAGCACTTTGATTAG
- a CDS encoding phosphatidylglycerophosphatase A, whose protein sequence is MDSSTLIRANKAVLSFFGIGYSKYAPGTIASLVFLPIIYFFAANHNDLLLYLGIGLTVLGTLLIIVIRNNTSISHDPSWIVIDELAGMCFVFIAINPTFFTLVVGFLCFRYFDIHKWGLVRFFDTRSRYSICVMLDDCVAGIQTNVILQLLLFFY, encoded by the coding sequence ATGGATTCAAGCACTTTGATTAGAGCAAATAAAGCGGTTTTAAGTTTTTTTGGAATTGGTTATTCCAAATACGCTCCTGGTACTATTGCATCTTTAGTATTTCTTCCTATAATATATTTCTTTGCTGCTAATCATAACGACTTATTGCTTTATCTTGGAATTGGATTGACGGTATTAGGTACGCTATTAATTATTGTCATAAGGAATAATACTTCAATCAGTCACGATCCATCTTGGATTGTTATTGATGAATTAGCAGGGATGTGTTTTGTTTTTATCGCTATCAATCCAACTTTCTTTACGCTAGTAGTAGGATTTTTGTGTTTTAGGTATTTTGATATCCATAAATGGGGATTGGTGCGTTTTTTTGATACCAGGAGTCGTTATTCAATATGCGTGATGCTAGATGATTGTGTAGCTGGCATTCAAACAAATGTTATTTTGCAATTACTCTTATTTTTTTATTGA
- a CDS encoding Maf family protein, producing the protein MDIILASSSVARSALMKRLQIPFKVFPPNIDESPLPFELPNRYVTRLAYQKALAIALKFPKSIVIGADQVCVYKQAFYGKPKTFSQAFMQLKEFSNKKVYFYGAVSVIYLKNKSVQKKLHITTVYYKKLSSPLIRAYLNKDKPYSCAGSLRSESLGLMLCKKIISPDPSALIGMSLIDISQMLNIIKPNFILHYSIKK; encoded by the coding sequence ATGGATATTATTTTAGCTAGCTCTTCGGTTGCTCGTTCAGCTCTGATGAAAAGACTTCAGATCCCGTTTAAGGTATTTCCACCCAATATTGATGAAAGCCCACTACCTTTTGAGCTACCCAATCGTTACGTAACACGATTAGCGTATCAAAAGGCATTAGCAATCGCTCTTAAGTTTCCAAAATCTATCGTGATTGGCGCTGATCAGGTATGTGTTTATAAGCAAGCTTTTTATGGCAAACCTAAAACATTTTCTCAAGCTTTTATGCAGTTGAAAGAATTTTCAAATAAAAAAGTTTACTTTTATGGCGCTGTTTCGGTGATTTATTTAAAAAATAAATCAGTGCAGAAAAAATTGCATATAACTACAGTATATTATAAAAAACTAAGCAGTCCATTAATTCGGGCTTATCTTAATAAGGATAAACCGTACAGTTGTGCAGGAAGTCTTAGATCAGAATCATTAGGTCTAATGTTATGTAAAAAAATTATCTCCCCTGATCCTTCAGCATTAATTGGTATGTCCTTAATTGATATCTCACAAATGTTGAACATAATTAAACCAAATTTTATACTCCATTACTCAATAAAAAAATAA